The Anomaloglossus baeobatrachus isolate aAnoBae1 chromosome 4, aAnoBae1.hap1, whole genome shotgun sequence genome contains the following window.
GGGGGAGgtaggtacagcagggaggcaggaggctcacagcaggaggaggcaggaggctcacagcagggggaggcaggaggctcatattGGGGGAGGCAGTAGGCTCACACTAGggggaggcaggtacagcagggaggctcatagcagtgggaggcaggaggctcacagcagggggaggcagaaggctcacagcagcaggaggcaggaggctcacagcagtgggaggctcacagcagcgggaggcaggaggctcacagcagggggggcaTGGATAATAGTtccgggcatggacagcactggcggtggcacagacagcactggcggtggcacagacagcactagaggggcacaaacagtacTGGGGCACATGGACAGGACTGAAGGAGCAAGGACATCCCTATGGGGgtatagacagcactgggggggcacagagcactggattGGTGGCACACATCACTGGTGGTCGTACACATTACTAGaggggctcacagcagcgggaggcaggaggcgcaCAGCAGCGGGAGGTAGGagtctcacagcagcgggaggcaggaggctcacaccaaggagaggcaggagactcacaccagcagaaggcaggaggctcacaccagggggaggcaggaggctcacaccagggggaggcaggtacagcagggaggctcATAGCAGcgcgaggcaggaggctcacagcaggggaaggcaggaggctcataccaggggagacaggaggctcacactAGGGGGAGGCACGAGGCTCACAACAGctggaggcaggtacagcagggaaTGCAGTAAATCTGCTGCTtctcttcttctgtgggatgggagctCAGTGAATCTCATGCTTACCCCCCCACAAAGCCTGTGCCAGTGTGCTGAGGACGATTTAAAGGGCCGAGTACTGCGGTCGccaggaatgtgcccaggggccgcataaaaagtaaaCCTCCAGCCGCAGATGGCCTATGGGCCAGAGGTTCCCTACCCCTGCTCtaaggggtttaggtcaggtgagtttcctggccaatcaagcacattaTTAAACCAGgttttggtacttttggcagtgtgtacAGGTGACAAgtcttgctggaaaatgaaatttccatctccaaaaagcttgtcagcagagggaagcatgaagtgctccaaaatttcctgtagatggctgcgctgactttgatcttgataaaacacagtggacctacaccagcagatgatataGCTCCCCAAAAATCactaattgtggaaacttcacactagacttcaGCCAACTTgaattgtgtgcctctccactcttcctccagactctaggaccatgatttccaaatgaaaggcaaaatttactttcatctgaaaacaacaccttggaccactaagcaacagtcaagttttttttctccttggcccaggtaagacacttctggtgctctctattggtcataagtggcttgacacaaggaatgcgacagttgttgcccatgtcctggatacgtctctgtgtggtggctcttgcagcactgattccagcagcagtccacgccttgtgaatctccaccaaatttttgaatggacttttcttaacaatcctttcaaggctgcggttatcttggttgcttgtgcacctttttctaccacactttttctttccactcaactttctattaatatgatTGGATACAGCACTGTGTGAACAGCCAGCATCTTTAGCagtaaccttttgtggcttaccctccttgtggagtgtgtcaatgactgtcttctggacatctgtcaagtcagcagtcttccccatgattgtgtatccaactgaaccagactaaggaatcattttaaacacttagaaagcctttgcagatgttttgtggtaattctaattttctgagataatgacttctgggttttcattggctgtaagccataatcatcaacattaacagaaataaacacttgaaatagatccctctgtgtgtaatgactctatatgatacatgtgtttccctttttgtattgaattactgaaataaattaagtttaATTTAATAtaatctaatttattgaaatgtacTTGTAGTGTATTTGTATTTATAGCTTGTGGCCTATTATAATAGTGTATTTGCATTAATAGGCAGTCTAAAATGATGATATTACAAAAACGCATAAGTTTGTATAGGCTGTAGTTTGCAGTGATGATGTCACAATAATTTGTACTCTATAGATTGCACTCAATCATCCCTTGTTACAATAGTAAATGATAagtacaaaaaagaaacaaaaccgctcaccactgcagagtcaagcctgaatatatcctcctgttagtcccctttggtccggcacggattacggcagcaagccgggaagataatagaagaaagcagtggaaaatccagctggactccaaagggataaataaaaatgcttctttatttatatcaactcgattaaaaatatatatccatttctcaagtaaaaacaccggcttgttcacactgatgcatggcagatgtatactactacgcgtttcggcggaacgccttcctcaggtcatagtcagtacaagattaagaggatatttataaatgtttttcctgagcagcgaagttactcacatgttctcaataaattaattatataggggagtatacgctgctcaggtaaaatcacaaattcacaagagaaaagtacaaaaagaccatgaagtatttatctaaccttaaattacataggtatccatccagataaaatacagaaaaaaaaatatatatatatatcaattaacatctaggtatgaaaatcttatatatagataaatatacatatcatttttttctttcttttttttccccataaatggacatgaaaatcaatagacacaataaaaccccactttatagatgtagataatcacatttgtttgtcaaaacacattataggaagcaagatatataaaaaggacattgcccacaggtataagaggagagagagagagaaaaaaaaaataaaaaaaataaaaaatttttttttataatgccttacatatacgggtaggcatcggctgacaactgcgagacattataaattttttttttttttctctctctctctcctcttatacctgtgggcaatgtcctttttatatatcttgcttcctataatgtgttttgacaaacaaatgtgattatctacatctataaagtggggttttattgtgtctattgattttcatgtccatttatggggaaaaaaaagaaagaaaaaaatgatatgtatatttatctatatataagattttcatacctagatgttaattgatatatatatatatatttttttctgtattttatctggatggatacctatgtaatttaaggttagataaatacttcatggtctttttgtacttttctcttgtgaatttgtgattttacctgagcagcgtatactcccctatataattaatttattgagaacatgtgagtaacttcgctgctcaggaaaaacatttataaatatcctcttaatcttgtactgactatgacctgaggaaggcgttccgccgaaacgcgtagtagtatacatctgccatgcatcagtgtgaacaagccggtgtctttacttgagaaatggatatatatttttaatcgagttgatataaataaagaagcatttttatttatccctttggagtccagctggatttttccactgctttcttctaataGTAAATGATGATTTGTTttgctctttaaggctatgtgcgcacgttgcatttttttctgtggaaacgctgcgttttgaactgcagcataactgcatgcattcagcatccccagcaaagtctgtgagaaagccgaaaaattaaTGCACACACtacgtttgtaaacgcagcgttttggatgcccaaaatcgctccggaaaaaaaagcagcatgtcacttcttttgtgcgttgtagctgcgttctccacccattgaaatcaatgatgtgggtcagaacgcaaccaaaatgcacttgtactgcatttttgttgcgttccgcatgcttttctgacaagcaaaacgcaggtcttttcagtctctgtcaatgtcggtcaatttctgtctgtggatgtcggtgaatctccctctgtctgtcagtctctttctctgtcagttggtcactctgtctatctctctctctctgtctgtccctctctctgtccgtcggtcagtctctccccctctctcatactcactgatccccgatcaccggcgcggcactgcacggcgttcacactgctccggcggcctttcctcttttgaaaatgccggccgctcattattcaatctcgtattccctgctttccccgcccaccggcgcctatgattggttgcagtcagacatgcccccacgctgagtaacagatgtctcactgcaacaaatcacagccgcaggtgggcgagtctatatcgtgcagtaaaataaataaataaataattaaaaaaaaatgatgtgcggtcccccccaattttgataccagccaagataaagccacacggctgaaggctggtattctcaggatggggagcgccacgttatggggagcccccctagcctaacaatatcagccaggagccgcccggaattgccgtatccattaaatgcgacagtcccgggactttacccggctcatcccgaattgccctcgtgcggtggcaatcggggtaataagaggttaatggcagcagcccatagctgccctaagtcctaggttaatcatgacaggcgtctccccgagttaccttccataattaacctgtaagtgaaagtaattaaacacatacacccgaaaaaatcctttatttggaataaaagacaaaaaaaccaccctctttcaccactttattaaaatccccaaataaccctccaggtccagcgtaatccagaggtcccgcgatgcatccagctctgctacatgaagctgacaggagcggcagtagaacaccgccgcccctgtgagctccacgcagcaactgaagtgaatcgcgctgtcagcggggacgtcactgaggtaatgccgggatgtgtgcggtgatgatgagggctgtagtgtcgggatgtgtgcggggatgtcggcggtaatgtcgggatgtagacggtaatgccgggatgtgtgcggggatgtcagcggtaatgtcgggatataggcggtaatgtcgggatgtgtgcggtgatgtcggtggtaatgtcgggatgtaggcggtaatgttgggatgtgtgcggggatgtcggcggtaatgtcgggatgtaggcggtaatgtcgggatgtgtgcagggatgtcggcagtaatgtcgggatgtaggcagtaatgtcgaGATATGtggggggatgtcggcggtaatgtcgggatgtaggcggtaatgtctggatatgtgcggtgaagatgataatcgggacgccacacacagacagagctgcggtatgacaatgaagtcgggtgcagttcacccgagttcattctcatcgcgtgactctgtctgtgtcggctgtcagcgggcatgtagcagagctgaattgccaggggaacgcactgtcaaaaatgcatccaaaacgcatggaaaagcatccaaaatgcatgcgttgtggatgcattttattttataaacgcagtgtccagaatgccagagggtgcattcttttccgcactgcagagaacgcaacgtgtgcacatagcctaaagatgatCTCACAACCTTGTGGGTTTATGGTGTGCTTTAACAATATGAATATGTGTATTTATTGGTATTTATTGATCACACTTTGTTGCGATGTTTTATCTGGTTTTCAATGGGCTGTATTCTTTTGTGATGATGTTATGTATATTCATTTATTTGCGGTCAATGTTCTATTGTGGTGATATCACAATGATGCATATGTTATTGAATATACTTTTACATAAAGCctttatttattattactattgTTTACCGTTACATGATTTCACTCTTTGTATAGCACTTTATACTCACCATGCATTCATACCATTGGGATCACTCACAACTCTCTTTGCACATCTCACAGATTCGGTTATATCATCAGATAGCAATTCTGTTAAACAATATGCAAATTAGAATTTACTGTACAAATTACATTATGGCTATAATACATAATGCAACATTAATAAGCAACCATAGGCTTCATTCACATATGTACAGCATGCCTTTCCTTACTTAACTGTCTCCTATAAGTTTTCCGATAAAAAGGGTCAAAAGTATCCAATTTTTGTACTTATATTATTCCTTATCTTCCCCTGAgtaatacatttttatttattttttaattaccaTATGGTTTTATCAGGGGGGCATTGTTCACGTGCTAATAATGCAGAGCAGCAAAAAGATATGCCCACAGAGAAACCTGAGAGCAACTCCGccgtggtaaagaccataaaaattaggatATTGGGAGCACTAAATAAAAATGCCAAGATCTGTGGAACATAAAGTGAAATAAAAATGTGTCCACTTTTAACCTGGTGACTGATCTTGTTTAAGTTATCTATCCTCAACCAAAATTATCCCAGATTCAGTGGAAGGACTTCAAATTATAGGTCCAATTGTTTCAGGGAGTCCTCTTCCTCTGTTTCACCATAAACAAAAGGTGTCATGACTTGAGGCTAATAATAGTTACATTAATAAAGAAATATTTGGACATCAAAAAAaggtgctgactagagatgagtgaacctgaagtttgGTGTTCAGTACGAACCAAGAAAACAAAGTCCAGGTTCGCACTTCGGGTGCTTTACAAATGCATACAGTGCGCTGTACCATTACATGGCCTGTTGGTTACTACCAGGTTACCATCTGTCTATGATGAGGTCCTTTTGAGATTACTAATGCTGTGTTGTGTAAAAGAGAATCCTAGGATGAGTCAGTGTTCTACATATTTTTAGGGCAATTGGAGAACCTGTGAATCAcaactattttttttcccattatttgaATTTTTGTAAAAATTTGCCGAACCGAACAAATTTGAATTTGAAAAAATTCCATTTCCATTTAGCAATAATTATATTAGTCATTTCATTACCATTTTTTAGTATGCTTCTAAGTTATTAATTATTTGCTGGCATTGAATAATTGTTAATAAATGACGACGGCTCAACTAATTACAGTCATGGCAGAACgttttggcacccttaaaattgttccagaaaatgaagtatatcTCCCTGAAAATTATCCcagttacacgttttgttatatgtTTTGTTAtgttttcctttgtgtgtatttgaacattacaaaaaaaagtgaaaaaggcaaatcggacataatttcacacaaaacccccaaagtgAGCTGGACAatgttgttggcacctttccaaaactgtGAGTAAGCAACTTCACCACAAACAAATTGTAGCACCGGCGCCCTTGCAGGGATGCCGATTTACCACCTTGGCCAGTTTGCGTCCTCTCCCGCTGCCTTCCGGCCGTTCATTtgtgctcctgctctctgctccatGGAAATAAGCTTAGGGTGCGCACAACGGCCTTTCTCTTAAAGGGCTGGCACACCATTtcccggaaatgcctctcagcctatggatgAGAGCCACTATGTGTTTAAGGCacactcccattaggggaggtgcctgtgcactgCACCTAGTTAGTCTACCAGTCTGTTAGCTAGTTGTCAGATTCCGTTATTCTTGTCTGTCACGAGTACCTGTGCCCGCATTCCCATATCTATCTGTCCTTGCCGTGCAACCATACCTGTTTGTCTCAGTCATCCCACCAGTACCTGACTACTCCTGTGTCCGTACCTGAGTCTGTCTCCTCtcctgggagtcagctgccacagtcccaggcaCTGCCCTAGAAGTGGTACTTGGCGACTGCCCCACGGCAGGCGCTCAGTTAAGCCCCTGACACTAAATGGTAAGCCTTGGTCCccactgtggtccagtgggtccactcactGCCTTAACAACAACACCAGTGGTGAACGTTACACAAGTCTCAAGATCCAATTGTGTAAGGTTACTTTATATATGATTTTTTATTtgactgtgtgtctgtatgtctctttcttaTTTTTTCAACATTTATTTTTTCACTATAACATTTAATAAGTTTGCTTTCCTGCTCTAACATACTTACATTTTTGAGGAGAACAAGAGTGCAAATAGTGATACGTTCAGGAGCTTGCAAAAGTGTGTTCTGGGTGTACAGTATACCAGTGTGTTGCCCAGTGCACATGTCTCTCTGTCCTGGTAAAAGGGCGAGTGGTGGCAGCGTAAAATGTGGCATATATATAGGGACTGTCTGTGGAGTGCGCTTAGCTCATTGTTGGCCTATTGTGATAGGTGAGCGGATGAGTTAGTGGGAAGTGGAGTTCCCATTTACAGTCGCATCCGAGGCATGTGTGTCGTCAGTGGTGCTTGTGACAATAACTCTTTGTATCTCTGTTATTTCCTTTGTCACATAATATTACAATTCATATTCTATTTAAAAACAAGTTCTTGTCTCACTTTAGTCTCTTTACCTTCGCAGTTGATGTTGCAGGCATTGTGAGATCTAGGGGTCTTGAAATCATTACACCACCATCGGCTGTTTATTTGAAGAATGCCATAATCAGTACTGTTGTCTCCTGGGTTAAAGTTTATGCTGGCTGTGTTAAAGGAGCTTTCATAGAATGCAGTACAAACCCCTGTAGAGATTAAATAgcattatttttgttttattatacaggCATTATTATCTTAAATATCAATTGCACCATTAGCTTAGCATATTATCACTTATTAAATGACTTAAAGGAAGCCTGAATTCAGATTtatgctgcctgatactgtacgatCACATAGGGAGAGACCTATCAGTCAACTGGAGCAAggagagttaaggccactttaacGATCGcatccgccctcgtcgtttgtgcgtcacgggaaaatcgctgcccgtggcacacaatattgttagtccccgtcacacatacttacctgcctagcgacgtcgctgtggctggcgaaccgcctcctttctaagtggttcgttcggcgtcacagcggcgtcactaagcggccgcccaatagaagcgaaggggcggagatgagcgggccgaacatcccgcccacctccttccttcctcattgcgggcggccgcaggtaaggtgatgttcctcgttcctgcagtgtcacacacagtgatgtgtgctgccgcaggaacgacaaacaacctgcgtcctgcaacagcaacgataatctggaaaggaacgacgcgtcaacgattaggtaagtaattttgatcgttaatggtcgttcgtgcgtttcacacgcaacaacgtcgctaacgaggccggatgtctgtcacgaattccgtgaccccaacgacatctcgttagcgatgtcattgcgtgtaaagcggcctttagtcagacatgATCCCCGGTTGGAATttcaaagtatgtttttttttttggggggggggggtatttctGAAACAATgcagagtaaaacatacctggctTCAATTAAacagccagtgtctgattcatgctgcctgtggcaCAAGCACCATGAATCTGATTACTAATTCCCTATAATACAGGAACTATTACAGATCCTGATGTGCAGATGCTTTGTAGCATGGTAAATACAGAAAAAAGGTAAGGGTGAGTAAGCTAAAAGTAACTTTGTTCTTTGGTGTCAGTCTTAACCTTCACCTTTTAAGCTACGAAAAAGGGAAGGGACGGTTGACCCACTGGTGACTGTATGGCCTATACAGAGCCCAGGGCATGTCTTTGATAACATTTTTTAGCAATGTTTTTGTACCTATCATAATTTATATTAAAAACAGAAATGTTGCAACTTTCACACTGTGCACTGGGACGTTTTCAGATTCTTGCCCCCTGAATCTACATTCAAGCACTCTAGCTGCCTCTGGACTGGAGGATGGTGAACGGAGGAGCGTATATTTTGCTGTAGTGGGGCATTGGACTCACTCCACATCTAGGGAGTCCTATGAAGAATGTCCCTTTATTTTCATGCACTGTGGCCTAAGATAAGTAGCCAAtgcttatgtgaagccccacaggtgttgtgtcggtgcattaccttcagggactccactcggctggatcttgtcacaggtagggaatcttctatttgtcgtgacgccactctcagtattgcggtcagtggggaccgccactgcaggttgagggacgcctggggctgatggtgagtgcagttagttggaatagcctcctgagagtgaggcaagccccagggccctgtgtaggtgcgtagtaccacaaggcgcagaataactccacacacgcaggatgtctttcaggggttttactcacttcaggtggcagggtgagtaacccgggcgtagctgggatgaaccaggcgggaaccaggtatccttcaggctgacttctgatggtgactaccaactcgccttccttagcccttggtggtttggggtaaccccgacttttagtccctatggaggtcacccagggaagttgctgaagcctctctccccagcccacgggatctgctcctcactcgagctccctggactctgcactgagccggctcactgctcctcctctcctgttcttgcctacgccacctagcaaccaggctc
Protein-coding sequences here:
- the LYZ gene encoding lysozyme C, whose amino-acid sequence is MKRQIHIIGAILIIIALANGKKFEKCELAKDMKNKGLDGFKGYSLPNWVCTAFYESSFNTASINFNPGDNSTDYGILQINSRWWCNDFKTPRSHNACNINCEELLSDDITESVRCAKRVVSDPNGMNAWVAWRNHCKDRDLSEWISGCQL